The nucleotide sequence AATGCCCAATCGGTGCCTAAAACAATACGCCCACTTTTCCACTCGCTGACAGTACATCTTAAGAAAGTACCTGCCAAATTCTGCAGTATCCGGATCATTCAATAAgtcttccaccactttctccagacTACAACTAAAAACATCTATATCCAGTTCAGTCTGAAGTCGCTTTAGTGAACTAAACACTGCTGATTTTTTCTCACTGCCCCCAGAAATTCTCcttaaattttgagaccagttccgTTGTATATGCCAAGAACACAGCAACTGGTTTGGCACAGGTCCCATTAATGCTGACCATGCATTATAAAATGCTGGTGCATCGTCAGGCATAAACACATTGGTCTTTACAGTGCCCACCCTTTCTCtcacacatttgaaataaaaagacAGTAAGCACATGTCTTCCCtatttgaaaaacaaaatgcaaCTGGCATTCCAGCACCATATCTATCAACAACGACAATAGTAAAAAGTTGAAAATCGTATGCAGTCATGCCATGAGTGCCATCCACACATATTTTATCTTCTCCATACTTTAGAAGTTGTTCGGCCTGAAAGTCTGTCATTATAATAAGAACGAAATCTTCATCTTGAAAATTAGGATCCACTTGTTTTTGCTGCTTGAAATACAGTACTGGGTTGTCACTTTCTCTCTTCATTTCTTCAACCCACAATTTCACACTCACTGCATCATTTTCATGCTGCTTCGTTGCATAACCAATATCAAAATCCCTTTTTATATTATGCAAATCTTTTTTCTCAAGGAGATGGATTCTCTCCACACTTGCAGCGATTGGTGCACTTCGGACATCTTGTAAAACTCGTCCAACAGGAACACCCTGTGACAGCCgacctgattaaaaaaaaaaaaaaaaaatgaagcacattGATAGACCCTACGTCTGTTCACACAAATAAATTTGATAATTTCATGTTTCATGTACATAAGTGTAACataatccattttacctgccaattCTGCCCTCTCGTTCCTATGCAGAAATGTTCTTCCAACATCTTGGGTGTGTCCCATatgttttggaaaaaattttaagcaGCATTTGTCCTCTGTTATTGTCACTTGCATGTTGGATGGACAAGTACCGCCTATTTTATTCGTGCCCATACTTTTGACACACCTGGCACCTGTTCCTTTAGAATTGAAATTGAAAGAGCGATGGCATTGGTAATATCGAACACGTTTTTCTAGTCGCTCCTGCTCCGAACAATTCATTACATAAGGAACATGGTTTACTTTTTCGTAAGAAATTTTCCACTCTTCAGAGTCTGAAAAAAATGTTAAGGCAGTATTTTTAAGTTATGTACGTGGGATCAACAAAATTTACTAAAACGTGActaacacaataaatataaaaaacaaacctGCAAGACAACCAAATTCTATCTCATGGCACTCAAAACTAACGTCATGGTTCTCTTGAATATGTGTTCTCAGTGTGTCATAGGTGAGAAACGAGAGAGAGCACTGTGGGCAAATAATGCGGCATTTCCGACTGTTTTCCTCCGACTTCATGCCATGCACAGTTATTTGATGACGTTTTAATGAACTGCATCTCATAAATGCAATTCCGCACTGGGGACACAATTCACTGCCTTTTCCTTTTTTAGACACATGGATATCAAGTTCATGAACTTTCCTCATATGGGCGTAGAGGTTCTTTCGCATTTTAAACTCTGAATTGCATTCCTCACACTTATAGAGCGTTTCTTGGGAATCACTCATGTTTACTAAAACAAACTaaacaataacaagaaacaatAACAAAATGGAACAGCAGCAACGAAATAACAAGAAGCAGCAACAAACAACGAAAGCAGTTAAATGGAGCACAAGGCAAACATCAACATGAATGGCGTCTTCGAACAGGATGCCTCGCCACGTGAAACCAACTTCCGGTCAGTAAACGTCAAAACAGCCAAGTGTGTACTGTCGGGAGACACTCCCCCCAGTCGTGGAGGGTAACTAAAACGTGATGAGGCCAAGCGATGTCAaacgccttatgtaggtcaaagaacacTGCGACAAGGTGCCGGTAGTGAGTAAAAGCCCGTCATACAGCTGATTCCCAttggagtaaatggtcagttggagatcgccCTGCCCGGAAACCACACTGATATGGTGACAAAAGGCCCTGAGATTTGAGTAACCAATGTAATCTGGAGTTtaccatcctttcaagcagtttacaaagcacATTTGTAAGGCAAATAAGCTGGTAGCTGTCAAAGAGACATTAGGAGTTTCCCAAGCTTAAGGacggggataactatactgtctcgccattgtgaCGGAAAAGCACCCGTGAGCCAGATATGATTGAAGACTCTGAGGAGCTGTTGTCTCTGGGGAACGTCCAAGTGTTGAATCATCTGATTGTGAATGGAGTCTGGTCCTGTGGCTGTGTCTCGTGAAGAGCTAAAGGCCTGcaccaattcccattcagtgaaaggagcATTATAGGGCTCAACATGGTACGGGATGAAATGGAGGGGGGGGTCTGTTCAACTTTCTGCTGGAGAAAGGCAGGGGGATAGGAAGCGGAAGACGATTCAGTCACGATGTGTGTCtcaaggtgttctgcaaggaccaatggatcagtgcacagagctccTTGGATGTacagaccctggacagttgactgttgctGGCGCCTCAGAACACTACGGACCTTTGACCAATCCTGTGATAGAGAGGCATATGTTCCCAGAGAGGAAacatagcactcccagcattcctCTTTATTCTGCTTAATAATGTAACGAGCCTTAGCACGAAGAcgcttaaaagtgaggaggttggtCTGGGAGGGGTGTCACTTAAATTGTTGTAGCACCCGTCAGCGGTCCTGGATGACTGCGACGTCCTTGGTTCTCCACAGTACTGGCCGATGTCTACGGGGCcctgtggatgggggggggggggggggggacagcagtgccagcggCATGAAGAACAGCGGCAGAGAGGCCTTGCAAGACATAAATAGAATTCGAGAGGAACGTGTCAAAGCAGACatgtataaaggccaattggcTCTGTGGAATGCCCACCATGGTAGCCTGTCTGCCTGGTGGCAGCAGGGGAACGATAGTGTCACTGCGAATTGATCACTGTCACgaaggtcatcatgggatgaccaatgtagggaagccacaagGGCTGGGGAGGAGATCACAAGATCAATAGCAGAGAAGATACCATGagcggcactgaagtgggtaggggaaccatcattgaggagagACAATTCAAAGTCAGTGATAAGTTGGTCGATTACGATACCTTGAGCCGTGGATGTAACACTCCcccacagtggatggtgggcactgaaatctccaaggaggagaaatgggggtGGGAGTTACTGAAGTAAGGTAGATAGTGCAATATAagcaagtggcctacctggagggaggaaGACATTGAAAATGGTGCTTGCCAGAGTCGTTTGCACTCTGCTATCACTTCCATGGTGGTATgcagggggatccagtcactaaggaCATCGGAGCAAACCAAAGTGCTGACACTACCAGATGCTATCCCAGGGCCAGCACGGTTTCGACAGAATGCCCGATAAACATGTAAAGTGGGAAGGTTGTCATCACAGAAATGTGTTTCTTGGAGAACAAGACAGAAACGCAGAATAAGAGGAGACAAGACGTTGCATTTCAGGTATCCattgcagttccactggatgatcGTGTGGTGCGAGTCCAAGGTACGCATGAAGGAGCTGAGGAGGTGGTCAGATCACTTGGGCAGTACTTGTCACCGACAAGGATGggatgacatccataaataaga is from Schistocerca cancellata isolate TAMUIC-IGC-003103 chromosome 6, iqSchCanc2.1, whole genome shotgun sequence and encodes:
- the LOC126088225 gene encoding uncharacterized protein LOC126088225; translated protein: MNCSEQERLEKRVRYYQCHRSFNFNSKGTGARCVKSMGTNKIGGTCPSNMQVTITEDKCCLKFFPKHMGHTQDVGRTFLHRNERAELAGRLSQGVPVGRVLQDVRSAPIAASVERIHLLEKKDLHNIKRDFDIGYATKQHENDAVSVKLWVEEMKRESDNPVLYFKQQKQVDPNFQDEDFVLIIMTDFQAEQLLKYGEDKICVDGTHGMTAYDFQLFTIVVVDRYGAGMPVAFCFSNREDMCLLSFYFKCVRERVGTVKTNVFMPDDAPAFYNAWSALMGPVPNQLLCSWHIQRNWSQNLRRISGGSEKKSAVFSSLKRLQTELDIDVFSCSLEKVVEDLLNDPDTAEFGSADNEYVSALLSGNSEKSADTFEQDVMSHCETIVALSKGTQCGQETKAKVLKDLKKIIGSLNKDFSFSQENTVNVNAKIESQARFFSTKQRRIL